The Dysidea avara chromosome 11, odDysAvar1.4, whole genome shotgun sequence genome includes the window GAGTTTGCTAATTACTAACACAATTATTTATGTAAATTAATTACAGGTTGGTTGTAAATATATTTCTAGTTCTAACACAGCTTGGATTTTGCtgtgtgtattttgtatttatGAGCGAAAACCTGGAACAGGTAAGTATAGTATTTCTAATTCAcaattgttttaaaaattaCGTATAGGTGTTTGATGCCAGCGGGTTATCACTGGACAAAAGAATCTGGATAGGAATCCTTTTACCTTTAGTCATTCTATTTAGTTGGATTAAAAACTTGGACACTTTGGTGCCCTTTGCTCTCGTAGCTAACCTCTGCATCTTTTTTGGTCTGGGTGCAATCCTTTATTATATATTTTACCTTTTTGTGGAGAAAACTGCTAAAGTGTTTGACAGTGGTGAAGTGGTGGCTGTAAGTGTTGGTGGAACGGTCTTGCCCGTTTTCTTTGGCAATGCACTCTACAGTTATGAAGGAATTGGAATGGTACAGTGTTTTATTGTCGCAATCTATGTTATCTAGTATGGTGTTCTTGTTATAGATGCTTCCATTGGAGAATAAAATGCGAAAACCGAAGCATTTTGTCAGAGTGTTATATGCAGCTATGGGATTAGTGACATTATTATATGTGTCTGTTGGCGTACTGGGTTACCTTGCTTTTGGTGAAGACATTGAAGACAGTATTACACTCAACTTACCGAAGGACAAACGTGCGCACAGTGTGTGAGTTAGTGTGTTAGTTACCTGCTCAGTTTTATTACTGCTGCTATCTTGGTAGGGTGTTCCACATTGTCAAGTTATATTTCTGTTTTGCCATCTTTGTCACGTATGCGCTAGTGTTTTATGTCCCCATGGACTTCATTGAGCCGCCATTGTTCAAGGCACTAAAGATAGACAAACGCAAATGGAGTAAGCAGATATTCCAACTTTCCTTCCGTACAGTTCTTGTTGTTATTACAGGTATGTCTGTCATTGTGACATACTAGTGTGTCATAATTTGTTATGTTTTAGCTGGCTTAGCAGTTGCCATCCCTAAACTTGACCTGTTTATTGCTCTCATTGGAGCTTTTGCGAGCAGTGCACTGGCCATCATATTCCCTCCGATCCTACAGATTATGGTTTTCTATAACATTCCAGAGCCACGATGGCAgaaaattttgtggatttcCAAATCTCTTTTCATCTGTGGTGTAGGCATTCTTGGATTTTTCACAGGAACGTACACTTCAATACAAAATATCATAGATTACTTTGAGGGTTAGATCATTttaatgtatgtgtgtgatcGTTTTGTGTGTAAAAATTTAgtgaatttattatttattttacgGACATGCACATTTCGTGGCATCAATTTGCGCGAAGTGATCTTCAATTTGCGCCAAGAGGTTTCCGTTTTCTAGCAGCACGTGACCGTCATAAGACTCGTAATCTTCGCTCGTAACGGTTTTAAGGTGAGTGATTTTTAGTGTACGATTGAGTGTGCCAAAACGACATAATTGTAGTACTTTTTAGTAAGGGTGGGATATGTCGCAAGCCTTTTTTTTGCACAATTAGCCCCGTCAATTTTAGTAAGCGCGTAAATATTTGAACCTCTCAAAGGCGAAAGAGCAAACAACTACCGGGTATTAAGTAACATGCAGGGTAAAATATTTTAACATGTAGAGGAGTGGCACATGCACGTGGCAATAGATGGTCACGTGCTGACACCATGGTAGGGGTGTCTTATTATCTATGGTGACATCCTCCAGTTCCTAACTGGTAGTAATATGTGACCATTTTTAGATGGATGATGAACGTGAACCACTTGTGGGCAGGACGTCACCAACAGAACATGACTGGTCATCAACCGACACCTATAGTTATGAAGCTGAAccaaatgtgtgtgtgttacaatAGTAAATTCCTAAGGAGGGTGACCATATATCATAAAATATCTGGTGGTGATCTTGAAAATGCTAGGATGAGGATGTTGCCAGCTAACAACAAATGTTTAGGCCCAGAAGTTTAACCTGTCAGAATGTCTGGCACAACATTTTTCCATTAGCTGTATGGAAGAGCCATAAGTAAATTCTGAGAATGCAGGAACAATACGAAGGACAACAATATCAGTGCAAACACAGAATTGTGAAGCAGTAGTGTCACTGCTACCATGATGTCATATGACTACCCTCCTCACGGAAGTACACACGAAAAAACAATAAAAATGTGTTTATATTTACAGGAGAATTTACCATCATCTCCGATTACTAGTGATCACAATGAACCAACTAGGTTGAAGACTGTGGCAAACAACAAGTCATATGCTGTACAACAACATCAGATATATGGCTCAACATCAACTGCTATTTCTGATGCCAGCTATACTATGAGACCATGTGAAGACAAGCGGGCTGACCATCCTACAACGTACGTGCAGTGttatactattacagtatatctatttaatgttacactgtagagatttCCAAACATTTATTCATCTTGTCAAGGGTAATATTGGTACAGGAGCATTAGCATTGCCACTAGCTATCAGTAAAGTTGGATACATTGTGAGTCATCATCATTGTGTTAATGATGTGTATGTATTACCATTACACAGCTGGGACCAGTGTTATTGGTTGTGCTAGCAGTGATGTGTATACACTCAATGGTCCTGCTGGTGAAGTCGTGTCAGGAGTTATGTAAACGGTACTAGCCTGATGTGTGTTTGTAATGTGGTaccagtgtagtgtgtgtgtggtgtgtgtgtgtcacaagTATATaaacattatttcattatttctTAGGGTTAACAAGACGACGTTAGATTATGGTGAAGTAGTTGAGGCAACATTTTGGCAGTTTAAATTCAAATGCAATTGCTGTGGACATATACTAAATGAACAAGTATTAGGCAAGATAGCAAAGTGAGCAGCACACaatttgtatgcatacacacacacacacacacacacacgtgcttATTCCGTCAACACTATGTATACTCAGGGCTACAATCAACATATTACTGGTTGCAACACAGTTTGGCTTCTGCTGCGTCTATTTTATTTTCTGGGGTATCAACTTAAAGCAGGTACACCGGTACCCACCAAAATATAACATGTGTATATGATTTTCCCACGTATATTTATATCCGCAGATATTTGATGCTTGTGGGTTGGAGTTACCTACTAGAGTATGGATGTTGATTATGTTGCCAATTGTGATTGTCTTTACATGGATAAGAAACTTAGATACTCTAGCACCATTGTCATTTGTTGCTAACGTGGGCCTGGTGTTTGGTATAGGTAGTATATTGTTCTACCTCACTGACAAAATGATTGAGCAAAAAGCTGCCATATTCCACGACTCTGACTTGTCACAAAATTCAACATTGCACTCAGTTACACTGTCCATGACCGGATTACCATTGTTCTTTGGTAACGTCCTGTTTACATTTGAAGCAATTGGACTGGTAAGCTATGCACACCTTTGAACAACAAGCCAATATCACTGTAGCTTAATTGTATTCATACAATTGTTATTACAGATACTTCCGATTGAAAACAAAATGAAGAACCCACATCACTTCAATGTCGTGCTCTATTTGTCAATGGCATTGGTGACATTAATATACCTTATGATAGGTGTACTGGGGTACCTGACATTTGGTAGTACGATTGAGGACAGTATCACTCTTAACCTACCACGAGATAAACACCCTCACAGCATGTGAGTGTATTGCAGTATGTttatattgtaattgtgttcATCTCTTATAGAGTGTTCCATATTTCGAAACTATATTTCTGTTTTGCCATATTTGTCACGTACATGCTGTGCTTTTATGTGCCAATGGATTTCCTGGAGCCAACATTGCTGAGGTGGCTTAACATTGATAAAACTAAGAAGGCAAAGAAATTGACATTTCATGTGGTGTTTCGTAGTATAATAGTGGTAATTACAGGTGAGTGAAATGTCTGATATAGGTTgtaccacacacatgcacgtgcacacgcaccacacacacgcacataatcatgcacgcacacataatcacatacgtacacacacaaaatcctATTGTTTTTTTACTTTTCTTGTATAGCTGGACTTGCTTTGGGTATTCCAAAGCTCGATCTATTCATCACACTTATTGGAGCATTTGCCAGCAGTCTGTTGGCTATAATTTTCCCTCCTATTCTGGAGATTGCAGTGTTCTATAAGATTCCAGAACCTTGCTGGCAGAAGTTCTTCTGGGTCATTAAGTCACTGTTAATCTTATCTGTAGGCCTGGTAGGGTTTTTCACTGGTACGTTTACCTCCATACAAAATATTGTAAAATATATTGAAGGTAAATAATAGTGCATTTagtttttgtacaattttgaaCATTTATTTTTTATGTTAAAGTTTTGAAGTTTGTTTGTCACTGTGAACATCAACGCCAGTTAAATCACTGAGTTGTTGTAAAGCAGTTTGAGTGTCTCTTACTAGTATGGTGTGCATTCCCATCTGTCTGGCTGCTTTCACATTCACACCTAAATCATCCAGAAATATAACCTAAAAACAAATATAAATTAATATCTCAAGGCAAAATAAAGTGAATTCTTTGTATGTAGCACAAGGTACTCAAAATTGTCTGCTTACGTCTTGTGGATCAGTTTTTAACCTTTCACAAGCAATCCTAAAGGCTGCCTTATCTGGTTTCCTAACTCCTTCTTTGCAAGACTCAACAACCACGTGAAAATGTTGGTTCAATAATGACATGAATTCTGCTCTCGTCTCATCACTTTCATCAATCCAGTTGTTAGTGAGAATACCAATCAGATAGCCTAAGGGAAGATAGTATAGTGCAATAATGTTTTCTGGAGAGAAGAAATTTTGGTTGTGTCAGTCAAAAATGTCTTACCTGCTGTCAAGTGAGAAGGCTATCTACCTGTATTGCACTTTTTTGTGTGTTATTTTTTTAATTGAAAGGTTTAGGGATAATTTTCTCAGTTAGGTTGGGGAGAATCATTTAAGAAAGGGTTCTTATTTCACAACTATGAGTACACACAGATTATCACTTACCGTTTTGCTTTAACTTTGAAGCAGCCTGGAACATGCGCTGATTCACTGCAGAGGCTGCTCTTATGTTTTCAAACAATGTCCTAGCAGAGAAGCTGGATGGTAACTGTATTCCCAGTTGACCTGTTGCCAGCTGACATTCTTTTTCAAACAGTGGAGCAAACTACAAAAAGGGTACAATTAATATGACTGCTGCTAAccggactgttctattagaataaaacaacactaaagtgtttgaaaatcctaataatATAATGCATAGCAATTGCAATTGAACTAACTACACCAACTCAAAAAATAGGTTCCTGCAACTGCATTACAAAATCCATGGTTGGAGTGGTTGAAAATACGGTGAGCAGGGATAACCTGCTAAGACAGCTGAAAAGTCCAAAAGGTCACAAATTCTTCCTATCTCGTCCTTTCAGCTTGCTTAGTACGTTTTAATATACAGAGCATATTTTACAAGTTATTAATACCTCAGATAAAGTTAGTTCACCAGTTTCCAGCCTGCAGAATGCATTGTTCGGAGCACCTCGTACAAACGCCACCGTAAGACCACCCCTAAAAGAAACGCTGCACTGAAACAACTCTTACCAGTAAACTACACTCACGATGGTAACCCTAAAGATTTCTCATAACGAGCAATTACCAACTGAGGCGCAGAAATCAGTACACCGCCAAGATCAAACAATACAGCTTTCATATTTTTCCGCCGTACCCACAATCACGAAATtttggtgactgctctaatagggtatTTATCAAACTCAGGTATACGTAACTAAATCAATGACTTTTTAAGCACTCATTTGTGGAACAAGTTGTTCAATAAAACATAACCAACACACATTACATTCGCTATGTACATAATACAGTATTGGGTTGTAATTTATGCAGATACAAAACAATATGTAAAGATTCTCTGATAATCGTTCAAAGGAAAAAAAAGAGCTACTTTCATATCTTTCTGGGTGCTAGCACATCATAGCATGGTGCTTGGCAGGCCATCGGCATTTCTTGTGGTAGTTGCTGTTGAACGAAGACTGGATAGAATTTCTTCAGCTAATGACGGCGCCCCTGAATTGAATGCTGAGGCTCCTCCCGAGTTTGGTATTGAAGGACCACTAGAATTGGGAACCTTGCGTTGATTGTATGGAGAAGAGTCACTAGTGTAATCCATAtaactgctgctgttgctgGTTGCGTTAGCTTGATACGATGATGTGGGGGCCTTGTATTGTTGTGGAAACACTGGTGGATTTTGAGTTTGTGAGCCACCTGGCGTTTCAATAGGTGTCGGCGGTATTGGGGATGGAAGTATGGGAATGGGTCCAGGAAATTTTGGTTGTTCTTCATTCCCAGGTGTCTTTGCCATTGCTCTTGCTCCAGAATCTGCAACAAACCATCGTAATAACTTCACTCTTTATAACACACGAGCTTACTTTGCGGACCAGCTGGTGCCTTTCTAACCCCTTTCTTTCCCGGTCTAAACAAAATAACACAGATCAGTGGTACATCCACAATCATACATTTAAAAACGCACCTCTTAAATGCTTGCCCAGTTTGTAAAGTAGCAATAAGATCGTCCAACACTCCTTCCTTGTCCTCAACTATAGACAACTTGGATTAAACATTGGTTATTTTCTAAACATCCTCCTACCTCCCGTGATGTCTACTACTGGTGCTCGTGATCTAGTTTGCTTCGGCTTCTTCAGTGTACGACTGTCTTCTTTCCGCTTCCTTTCCTTCTCCAATTGTTCCTTGATTTTCATGTTCTCTTTGTGTGCTCTCTATACACAAACAATGTTATTGAAAGATACACATAGTCTGAAACAGACCTCAAATTCTTTTAAGAAGTGTGACAAGTCACCAAAAAATTCTTCCATTGTTGTTTTTTTATCCAAACAGAAGTACTTGACGATTTCTACAAATTTTTCTTCCATGAGTTTTTGTTGGTCTACCACACGACGGAATCTGTCCTCTGACTTGGTAATGAAGTCTTTCATTTTCTCTGCAAATCGATCGTCAGCATCTTGAGGTTTGTGACGCTTGACTTCATCTTTGATCTTTTTAAAACTCATTTCCATCTTTTTGATTTGTCCGGTGATAGCTTCATCAGATGCTAAATCGAATTACACAATGTTTGTTTCTATGACAACACACGTAGACACCACAATACATATATTATGCATTAACATCAAAATTTAAGTTtggaagtcaccttattaataagaccacctcaatatAGTGGCCAAGCCAAGAGGTCTAAAACATAGAAGGTGTATTTCATAGCTTCATTCCTCATTATAAAAACCACGGTTTCAAAGGTGTACATTatgacctctttaataagaccacctcaatatCAAGGCCAAATATTTATTTATCAGCTTATAATACAATTTCTAactatgtacaaaatacaacaaCAAATTTATCATTGTTTATATGCTATACACATACAAGACTCACCTCTTGAAGCAGGCTCAACATTACGGAGCTCAGTGGTTAGATCAAGTATATCAGGATGTCTCTGCTCCACTGTGTTAGCAAGAAAGTGGAGCAATGTTGTCTTTTGGTCTGCTGATCTTGTGCTACTCATCTGATTCAAAACAAGAAATCAAGTCAACACTCAAATAAccatacaaaaataagtgacaCTTTATTATCATGCAAAATATTTAACACTAGGATATTAATTTCTTCAGTGTAGTAATTGCAGTGATAGGCTATTTATGCTTTCCCAAAGCAAACACAAACAGGCATACGCCGAAAAGAGCTGGAATTAAAAGATTTTACAAGGAGTCAAAAGCAcaaaccacaatcgatcataAAACAATAAATCAATCATTTTTTATTGTTTACAAAAACCCCCCATCAGCTTTTATTAGCACACATACTCACCTTAGTAAGGAAATTCAGTTCAAAACCAACTGACTGTTCATTACGAGATCCAGCATTCATGTAGTTACCCATGAGGAGAACAAGCTACAAATCAAAGACAGATGAAGATAGCTCACACACCACTATCagcaaattgtgtgtgtgtgtgtgtgtgtgtgtgtgtgtgtgtgtgtgtgtgtgtgtgtgtgtgtgtgtgtgtgtgtgtgtgtgtgtgtgtgtgttgtagtgtgtacGATGTACCTGTAGTAGTTTGGCAAATTTCTGGCTGCCTTTGATTTCACGACAGGCTGCTGTTACTGCTGATATTCCCTGGAAAATAACACCGCATTAAAATCATCTCAGTTGTGCACGTATACAATCACTTACTGGTAGTAATTCATCTAATTCATCTGTAAATGTTTTAGCAAACAGTTGGCACTCTAGTCTGCCATGAAGCCCTCTAATATCACTCAtctgttgtaaaataaaatacATATGAGTAGAGTAGATTAGTAACACTTCCCAGTTAACTAGTTCTGTCCCAGAGGGATTGATTTCTAACACCTGGGTAGCCACAGGTGTCCCAGCACTAGTTCAGCAGATATATAGGTATGACCAGgctttgcttgtgtgtgtgtgtgtgtgtgttgtgtgtgtgttgtgtgtgtgttgtgtgtgtgttgtgtgtgtgtgtgttgtgtgtgtgttgtgtgtgtgttgtgtgtgtgttgtgtgtgtgttgtgtgtgtgttgtgtgtgtgttgtgtgtgtgttgtgtgtgtgtgtgtgtgtgtgtgtgtgtgtgtgtgtgtgtgtgtgtgtgtgtgtgtgtgtgtgtgtgtgtgtgtgtgtgtgtgtgtgtgtgtgtgtgtgtaaatgtCTGTGCACATGCATGTCACATGTATGAAACACATGCAAACATAGTCCCACACTTACAATAACACCAAACTGCTCAGCCTCATGCAGCTCCATATAGCGTCCACGTAAATCTTGCAACTTCACAATCTACACACAATACAGAATAAACAATCACAACATCACCACATAACACACACCTCTTCTGGACCAGGCAAGAACTTAAGCAGCTGGGACAAAGCTTGCTCACTGAGTTCTTCATCACATTGTAGCACCTTCTGCTTGATAGCATGATGGCTCATACGCAGTGTCCCCAAGCAAATAGCTACACCATAACAACAACAATGTGTAAACACCCGACATGTCCCCACAAGACTAAGGTACATTGAAACTATAAGCAATAATATATACGTATAATGAGATGTCACTTtgagaccacctcattgtagtgaccaGGTCAAGTAGGCATCATCATTACATTATTAAGTTTAATGCCAAAACACAGTTGGCTCAAAAACAGAGCAACAGCGCTTATTTCACCCTCCCTCCTGAGGTTAGAATACTTATTAAGACACCTCTAAACATACTATCCAGAGCACAGCTGCCTGACTAGGCTGAAACCCTAATTATATCATATCTACTGTGTACATTAATCAACCATGTGTATCAGTGCTTGGGTGTTTGTCAGCTTACATATATTCTGGGCTGCCTTGGCGTCTAGTATCTTCAACTCTTTAGCTGCCTTGGCTTTAAACACTGGCTTTTCTACTTCTCCAAACCCTTTGCCTGTGCACACAGATTGCACACATTACTTCTTTTACTTGTTTTTCTTGTACAGTTGTTACCTTTGCCTGTAGCGAATGTTTTTTCTAGATCAGTAAGTAAATCTGGAGTCTCAAAATCTGTTTCATTGATTTTTAACCAGAAAGCATTCTCTGATAACTGATTGGGCTTTAACTAGAATAGTAAAATACACACGTAACACCTCTATACACTCAGTGTTGTACATCTGTTTAGATAAACACTAAGTAACTTTCAAGTACGTTCGATGCATAAGGAAAACATACTAAATAGTATTTTATCACTTCACTCATGACATTATGGCCAATACATTAGCAACTGGAGAAATACATTATTGTATAGTCCTACCTTATTCCACTGGACTCTTCTTATTTGTTTATCCAGCTTGTATTTTTTCTTCTGGGGAAGCCCCGTGGGACGTCCCATAATCCCTGCCCCACCAAATGGTGGTGGGGGAGGGGCTCCTGGAGGACCAGCTCCAGGAAAAGGGGGTGGGGGAGGTGGCGCTCCTCCAGGACCTGGAGGGGGTGGAGGAGGAGGTGGTGCTCCTCCACCCATTGCAGGTGGGGGCGGAGGTGGAGGAGGTGGAGGGCCACCTGCTGCAGGTGCAGAGCCACTCCCACCACCTCCACCCCCTCCTCCACCACCACCAGCCGGTCTATTAATTAGCTAAAAGAAATAAGTCATAATAAAAACTTTTTTCTCATTTTACAATACAACAAACCTCTTCATTCAACCGTCTCTTCTCGTCTTCAAGTTTTCTGATCTTAGCATCATAACTCTCTTGTGCAGCTAAATATTGTTCATTTGCTTGTGTAAGTTTTTGCTCCATTTCATAGCACTGCGTTTGTTGTTGATGAAGCTAaaaacagtacacagaataACAACAATACATTCACTCCATGCAAGCTGTTCTACTTACGAGGGTTTCTAATTCAAGTGCTTTTCTTTCAGCTTCGTCTACACGAGCCTTGTCCACCATGCCCTCAATAAGACTATCAACGTTGATACTGAATCGTTTGGTGTAATGAAAGTCAGGATCAACGCCTCTGTTATGTAACACAATCTGACTGACGCATTCCTCTATCAGTCGAAAATACTCCGGCCTAGACAAAACACACATAGTTAAACCACTCACAATATCAACACTGGATTATTTTATTGCAGCAACTAACACTTAACAGCGTGACTGAAACTTATTGTTTTATTACAGCCCCTTGTTCTACAAtataaacagttttaaacaGTAAGCTGTGCACCTGTGAAAATCTAGCTGGACTCATGGTCAATGATTGGCTACTGTAACCACCGACTTATTTTAGTGTCACATTTTAAGCATATGATTGTTATTTTATTACGCACAAACTTTGTACTACTACAAATACACAATGTGTCATCAGTGCAGTGTTAGGTGTCTGTACATAAAATAAACTGTTGGGATCATTGACCCCATCCCTTTGACAGTTCTGTGAAGTGGTTTAGGACAAATTCTACAGTTATTATTTATAATGGGGGTCCAAATAGAGAGATACTCTTCCTCATATTTTATATATCACCAAATTCCTACATAATATATCGGGTACATAGCGTGGCTATCatttcaacacacacacacacacacacacacacacacacacacacacacacaaacacacacacacacacacacacacagaggctaCATATACATCATCAATGCTTGTCGAAAGAAACTATGCAAGAGGCTGGCTCAAATTAGCAGGTTAATACATCCATACACATACTAATAGCTGATAATCACTTGTATTGTTGAGGGAATTTACAACTAGCTGAGGTCATTATACACCCCCACATCATATGTATTACATCATGTATGCTAACATGTGCAGGTTATACACAAAACACAAGTAATAGCTACACAATCGCACACTCAAGTACATACTTCACCGAACCATAACACACACCAGCTGGTGGTGGATGTGTTAGCAGTGACATCATCATGAGATCACATGACACACACTTACTTGGCATAGTAATCATCTCTGATTAGCAATAAGTGTTGGAGGATGGAGAGGAAGAAGTAGCCGGCCTTGGAGTCATACGTGGAATTGTTGAGTACTCGGAATACTTCAACAGTATCAGTGATTAGGAGTTAAGGTATGAAATAGACTGAGAGACAATGTACTGTATAATCTAAGGGGAGAAATTTCCACTGACTtcgtggttttgggggttaccagcaaaaattttatccatTAAAtgtttagacctccatatagtctattacattttgggagtgtttacaaatctgTGAAAagttatttttagcaacattttttgaaaaaaattccccttgaaatatttaggctatacagtagactacacacacaaattatGAAAGCATTCAGTAGCACATTGTGTCTACTGGGCCACTTGTGCACTGTTAAATCTTCCTGGGACTAGACTATATAGTACACTCCCTAAGGCTATACCATGTCACATGGGTACAGGTGTGGGTTCCCAAAGTCCCACCTCTATTTTGCCCCTGGGCATTACCCTAGACCAGTGCTCTATTGGGCGCTGcctcacacaacacactataag containing:
- the LOC136237563 gene encoding proton-coupled amino acid transporter 1-like translates to MEGENQPLLSSGSTSSSDEYWNNNATPSTNMRVGKKTVNFGNQQRMSFPGELVESQGSDVRRRIEEEETLVNLSMKHVVQRNKRAEHATTDLQTFVHLVKANLGSGLLALPYAMSTVGYIVGPVLLTILGVMSIHSITLLIHSCQVLCKRYDVNSLDYGEVAEASFWQFTIRKRIGSHLITEFTVGKVAKLVVNIFLVLTQLGFCCVYFVFMSENLEQVFDASGLSLDKRIWIGILLPLVILFSWIKNLDTLVPFALVANLCIFFGLGAILYYIFYLFVEKTAKVFDSGEVVAVSVGGTVLPVFFGNALYSYEGIGMMLPLENKMRKPKHFVRVLYAAMGLVTLLYVSVGVLGYLAFGEDIEDSITLNLPKDKRAHSVVFHIVKLYFCFAIFVTYALVFYVPMDFIEPPLFKALKIDKRKWSKQIFQLSFRTVLVVITAGLAVAIPKLDLFIALIGAFASSALAIIFPPILQIMVFYNIPEPRWQKILWISKSLFICGVGILGFFTGTYTSIQNIIDYFEG
- the LOC136237562 gene encoding proton-coupled amino acid transporter 1-like, whose product is MDDEREPLVGRTSPTEHDWSSTDTYSYEAEPNENLPSSPITSDHNEPTRLKTVANNKSYAVQQHQIYGSTSTAISDASYTMRPCEDKRADHPTTDFQTFIHLVKGNIGTGALALPLAISKVGYILGPVLLVVLAVMCIHSMVLLVKSCQELCKRVNKTTLDYGEVVEATFWQFKFKCNCCGHILNEQVLGKIAKATINILLVATQFGFCCVYFIFWGINLKQIFDACGLELPTRVWMLIMLPIVIVFTWIRNLDTLAPLSFVANVGLVFGIGSILFYLTDKMIEQKAAIFHDSDLSQNSTLHSVTLSMTGLPLFFGNVLFTFEAIGLILPIENKMKNPHHFNVVLYLSMALVTLIYLMIGVLGYLTFGSTIEDSITLNLPRDKHPHSIVFHISKLYFCFAIFVTYMLCFYVPMDFLEPTLLRWLNIDKTKKAKKLTFHVVFRSIIVVITAGLALGIPKLDLFITLIGAFASSLLAIIFPPILEIAVFYKIPEPCWQKFFWVIKSLLILSVGLVGFFTGTFTSIQNIVKYIEGK
- the LOC136237566 gene encoding bifunctional epoxide hydrolase 2-like: MKAVLFDLGGVLISAPQLVIARYEKSLGLPSGGLTVAFVRGAPNNAFCRLETGELTLSEFAPLFEKECQLATGQLGIQLPSSFSARTLFENIRAASAVNQRMFQAASKLKQNGYLIGILTNNWIDESDETRAEFMSLLNQHFHVVVESCKEGVRKPDKAAFRIACERLKTDPQDVIFLDDLGVNVKAARQMGMHTILVRDTQTALQQLSDLTGVDVHSDKQTSKL
- the LOC136239637 gene encoding protein diaphanous homolog 2-like; the encoded protein is MAKVDKRSSWFGSSSKPPKKNKKGASKKQKEFIPDPELNEELLKVDRMSDSQLNSELESMLDDMNVTNTAARNDILSRPLNEKKQLLRSFHLKDQQAKKIEGPNSPHEFLTELKNDLTREQLFNLVDRLRISLSTNGLSWVKEFGELKGLDLLLNILESSVASTITMMKRIQYSSVRCLKAFMNNKYGLRDMLQSEKGLIIFVSAMDPNNENMMADVLRVSAAVCLVADGHDRILEALTVNGEISGLQRFEVIVTALKNTDNPALQDACMQFINAVVSTPADDVDFKMHLRNEFMRCGLGAVLPNLYEIQHRDLLTHLEIFESEREVDYEELVQRLNGIQLELDDTVEVFRVLNNSTYDSKAGYFFLSILQHLLLIRDDYYAKPEYFRLIEECVSQIVLHNRGVDPDFHYTKRFSINVDSLIEGMVDKARVDEAERKALELETLLHQQQTQCYEMEQKLTQANEQYLAAQESYDAKIRKLEDEKRRLNEELINRPAGGGGGGGGGGGSGSAPAAGGPPPPPPPPPPAMGGGAPPPPPPPPGPGGAPPPPPPFPGAGPPGAPPPPPFGGAGIMGRPTGLPQKKKYKLDKQIRRVQWNKLKPNQLSENAFWLKINETDFETPDLLTDLEKTFATGKGKGFGEVEKPVFKAKAAKELKILDAKAAQNISICLGTLRMSHHAIKQKVLQCDEELSEQALSQLLKFLPGPEEIVKLQDLRGRYMELHEAEQFGVIMSDIRGLHGRLECQLFAKTFTDELDELLPGISAVTAACREIKGSQKFAKLLQLVLLMGNYMNAGSRNEQSVGFELNFLTKMSSTRSADQKTTLLHFLANTVEQRHPDILDLTTELRNVEPASRASDEAITGQIKKMEMSFKKIKDEVKRHKPQDADDRFAEKMKDFITKSEDRFRRVVDQQKLMEEKFVEIVKYFCLDKKTTMEEFFGDLSHFLKEFERAHKENMKIKEQLEKERKRKEDSRTLKKPKQTRSRAPVVDITGVEDKEGVLDDLIATLQTGQAFKRPGKKGVRKAPAGPQNSGARAMAKTPGNEEQPKFPGPIPILPSPIPPTPIETPGGSQTQNPPVFPQQYKAPTSSYQANATSNSSSYMDYTSDSSPYNQRKVPNSSGPSIPNSGGASAFNSGAPSLAEEILSSLRSTATTTRNADGLPSTML